In one window of Macadamia integrifolia cultivar HAES 741 chromosome 2, SCU_Mint_v3, whole genome shotgun sequence DNA:
- the LOC122068500 gene encoding homeobox-leucine zipper protein GLABRA 2, producing MGLDMSNNHPSSRTKDFFASPALSLTLAGVFRDAGTPSGARSPEVEEGDEESGGGGGRDEMVEISSENTGPGRSDEDGDGDGVQEDDDGDDDKDKKKKKKRKKYHRHTAEQIREMEALFKESPHPDEKQRQQLSKQLGLAPRQVKFWFQNRRTQIKAVQERHENSLLKSEIEKLREENQAMRETIKKACCPNCGFATSSRDATMTTEEQQLRVENARLKAEVEKLRATIGKYPPGTASPSTSCSAGNDQENRSSLDYYTGIFGLDKSKILELVNQAMEEVTKMATAGEPLWIRSVESGREILNYDEYVRAFSVENPSNGKVRRSIEASRETGVVFLDLPRLVQAFMDVNQWKEMFPGMISKAATVDVICSGEGVNRNGAVQLMFAELQMLTPMVPTREVYFIRYCKQLTAERWAIVDVSIDKVEENMDASLVKCRKCPSGCIIEDKTNGHCKVIWVEHLECQKSTVHTMFRSIVNSGLAFGARHWMATLQLQCERLVFFMATNVPTKDSIGVATLAGRKSILKLAQRMTCSFCRALGASSFHTWTKISTKGGDDIRVASRKNLNDPAEPLGVILCAVSSLCLPVSPHVLFDFLRDESRRHEWDIMSTGGPAQSIANLAKGQDRGNAVTIQAMKSKENSMWILQDSCTNTFESMVVYAPVDITGMQSVITGCDSSNIAILPSGFSILPDGLETRPLVITSKPEEKTMEGGSLLTIAFQILANSSPTAKLTMESVETVNTLISCTLQNIKTSLECEDG from the exons ATGGGTCTGGACATGTCGAACAACCATCCCTCTTCCCGGACCAAAGACTTCTTTGCTTCTCCTGCTCTCTCTCTTACTCTC GCTGGTGTCTTCCGAGATGCCGGTACACCTTCAGGGGCGAGGAGCCCGGAGGTGGAGGAAGGAGATGAAGAGAGCGGCGGAGGTGGAGGCCGAGATGAGATGGTAGAGATTAGCAGTGAGAATACTGGGCCTGGAAGATCTGATGAAGATGGGGATGGAGATGGAGtacaagaagatgatgatggtgatgatgataaggacaagaagaagaagaagaagaggaagaagtatCATAGGCACACTGCTGAACAAATCAGAGAAATGGAAGC TCTCTTTAAAGAATCACCCCATCCAGATGAGAAGCAAAGGCAGCAATTGAGCAAGCAATTAGGCCTTGCTCCTAGGCAAgtaaaattttggtttcaaaaccGTCGAACTCAAATCAAG GCTGTCCAGGAGAGACATGAGAACTCTTTACTGAAATCTGAGATAGAGAAACTCAGGGAAGAGAATCAAGCCATGAGGGAGACCATTAAGAAGGCCTGCTGTCCTAATTGTGGTTTCGCTACCTCTAGTAGAGATGCAACAATGACCACTGAGGAACAACAATTACGGGTCGAAAATGCAAGACTCAAAGCTGAG GTGGAGAAGTTGAGAGCAACCATTGGAAAATATCCACCAGGGACAGCATCACCCAGCACCTCATGTTCTGCAGGAAATGACCAAGAGAACAGAAGCTCTTTAGACTATTACACAGGAATTTTTGGGCTTGACAAGTCAAAAATTTTAGAGCTAGTGAACCAAGCAATGGAAGAGGTCACCAAGATGGCCACTGCAGGGGAACCACTATGGATCAGGAGTGTTGAGAGTGGGCGCGAGATACTCAACTATGATGAATACGTTCGCGCCTTCTCAGTTGAGAATCCAAGTAATGGAAAGGTCAGGAGATCGATTGAGGCCTCACGAGAGACCGGTGTTGTCTTCTTAGACCTCCCTCGCCTTGTCCAAGCTTTCATGGATGTg AACCAATGGAAAGAAATGTTTCCTGGCATGATCTCCAAGGCAGCCACTGTTGATGTTATTTGCAGTGGTGAAGGTGTCAACAGAAATGGTGCAGTACAACTG ATGTTCGCGGAACTGCAAATGCTCACCCCCATGGTGCCTACTAGAGAGGTATATTTTATCAGGTATTGCAAACAATTAACTGCTGAGAGATGGGCAATAGTTGATGTATCCATTGATAAAGTTGAAGAAAACATGGACGCGTCCCTAGTAAAATGTCGAAAATGCCCTTCTGGTTGCATCATCGAGGACAAAACCAATGGTCACTGCAAG GTGATATGGGTGGAGCACTTAGAATGTCAAAAGAGTACAGTTCATACCATGTTCCGTTCCATTGTTAATAGTGGCCTAGCATTTGGTGCAAGGCATTGGATGGCAACTCTGCAACTTCAATGTGAAAGGCTTGTTTTCTTCATGGCTACTAATGTTCCTACAAAGGATTCAATTGGTGTTGCCACTCTAGCAGGGAGGAAAAGCATTCTGAAGTTGGCACAGAGAATGACTTGCAGCTTTTGTCGCGCGTTAGGTGCGTCTAGCTTCCATACATGGACTAAGATTTCCACAAAGGGAGGAGATGACATAAGAGTAGCTTCAAGGAAGAACTTGAATGACCCAGCAGAACCTCTAGGGGTGATCTTGTGTGCagtttcttctctttgtttgcCTGTCTCTCCTCATGTCCTATTTGATTTCTTGAGAGATGAAAGTAGACGGCACGAG TGGGACATCATGTCAACTGGAGGTCCAGCTCAATCAATAGCAAACTTAGCCAAAGGACAGGACCGTGGTAACGCCGTGACCATCCAA GCAATGAAATCAAAAGAGAATAGCATGTGGATACTCCAAGATAGTTGCACAAACACTTTTGAATCAATGGTTGTCTATGCTCCTGTGGACATAACAGGGATGCAATCAGTGATTACAGGATGTGACTCAAGCAATATTGCCATACTGCCTTCAGGTTTTTCAATTCTCCCAGATGGGCTTGAAACAAGGCCTCTAGTGATCACTTCTAAACCAGAGGAGAAGACAATGGAAGGGGGATCCTTGCTTACTATAGCATTTCAAATCCTAGCCAATAGCTCTCCTACAGCCAAACTAACTATGGAATCAGTAGAAACTGTTAATACTCTTATTTCCTGTACATTGCAGAATATTAAGACAAGCTTGGAGTGTGAAGATGGATAg
- the LOC122070562 gene encoding uncharacterized protein LOC122070562, whose product MAIIGDALRQVFMPKHDYVSLREDENAWGRLQRQVVMVTMTILWLAVLISVFISLKIVFPGDEGKRLFCRDRRLQHLPINMTGDPDLYVGPFYLTDQEAVDYYWMVVFIPSAILFFATVAYLVAGIIVAYSAPARHGCLLVVENNYCASKRGGVRCLSILNVVFAIVFGLLALFMGSSLLTLGSNCSLPLFWCYETASWGLVVLYGGTAFFLREKSAVILDEGDFAGRNLGLEMLEASPLDVTPEVERQMNEGFKAWMGSSLLSSDEEDEPTDYQEVPYLTRTNSSRQRL is encoded by the exons ATGGCGATTATTGGCGATGCTCTTCGCCAGGTTTTCATGCCAAAGCATGACTACGTGAGCCTCAGAGAGGACGAGAATGCTTGGGGCCGGTTACAGAGGCAAGTCGTCATGGTTACTATGACGATTCTATGGTTAGCAGTCCTCATTTCTGTGTTCATTAGCTTGAAGATTGTTTTCCCCGGTGATGAGGGGAAGAGATTATTCTGTAGAGATCGGCGGCTTCAGCATCTGCCAATAAATATGACTGGAGATCCTGATCTTTACGTGGGACCGTTTTACCTAACTGATCAAGAGGCGGTGGATTATTATTGGATGGTTGTGTTCATCCCTTCAGCAATCCTTTTCTTTGCCACGGTTGCGTACCTTGTAGCAG GAATCATTGTTGCTTATTCTGCTCCAGCCAGACATGGTTGCTTACTGGTTGTGGAGAATAACTACTGTGCTTCAAAAAGGG GTGGTGTTCGCTGTTTGTCAATTCTCAATGTTGTCTTTGCTATTGTATTTGGTCTTCTTGCACTGTTTATGGGATCAAGCCTTCTTACACTGGGGAGCAACTGCTCCTTGCCCCTGTTTTGGTGCTATGAGACTGCATCATGGGGACTAGTTGTTCTGTATGGGGGTACTGCATTTTTCCTGCGAGAAAAGTCTGCTGTAATTCTGGACGAAGGCGATTTTGCTGGTAGAAATCTTGGACTGGAGATGTTGGAGGCATCTCCCCTGGATGTGACACCCGAGGTGGAGAGGCAAATGAATGAAGGGTTTAAGGCTTGGATGGGATCATCCTTACTATCATCCGACGAAGAGGATGAGCCTACTGACTACCAGGAGGTGCCATATTTAACCCGAACTAACTCTAGCAGGCAAAGATTGTGA
- the LOC122068509 gene encoding tetraspanin-19-like, whose amino-acid sequence MVKCSRCCLHCSMKMVNLVVILFGVVIIVYSLWLLKRWDEGIREKCSRSTIPKPWFIYTSLGEGIVVCLSMLSGHMVACRISSCTLLTYVASVCSLLCLQTVAFISIFYKIDWNEKISKYIDVQDEIFGNFLRLNFTVSRVLLIVILAAQINAVIVAFILWATGPEPRSSHCRISDLPELKQSFLVLPDSPVQLSGGSSIGRNFEA is encoded by the exons ATGGTGAAATGTAGCAGGTGTTGCTTGCATtgctcaatgaagatggtcaaccTAGTAGTCATCTTATTTGGGGTTGTGATTATTGTTTACTCTCTTTGGCTGTTGAAGAGGTGGGATGAAGGAATTAGAGAAAAGTGTTCTAGATCCACTATTCCTAAACCATG GTTCATCTACACAAGTCTGGGTGAGGGAATTGTTGTGTGCTTGAGCATGCTCTCTGGCCACATGGTTGCTTGCCGTATCAGTTCTTGCACTCTTTTAACT TACGTAGCATCTGTTTGCTCCCTTCTTTGCCTTCAAACGGTGgcatttatttctattttctacaAGATTGACTGGAATGAA AAAATCTCCAAATACATTGATGTACAAGATGAGATATTTGGCAACTTTCTGAGATTGAACTTTACTGTTTCTCGCGTGCTCTTGATTGTGATCTTAGCTGCACAG ATCAATGCTGTTATAGTTGCATTCATTCTATGGGCCACTGGACCAGAACCAAGGAGTAGTCACTGTCGCATTTCCGACTTGCCTGAACTTAAGCAATCCTTTCTGGTGTTACCTGACTCCCCTGTTCAACTTAGTGGAGGGAGTTCAATTGGAAGGAATTTTGAAGCTTAG